The Candidatus Defluviibacterium haderslevense DNA window CATCAGATAATCTGAAAGTTCCAGATTTAGGTCGCCCTAAAGCGGGACCAGTAAGTTTATCTACATCAGAAATGGAAAGTCCAAGCTCACTTGTCAGCGAAAATATTTTTAACATGGCAGAGACCCCAATTCTATTAGCGATAAAGGCAGGTGTATCTTTACACAGTACCGTCTGTTTGCCAAGATATTTCTTACCAAAATCAGTTAAAAAATCAACTACTTCAGGTAAAGTATATTCTGTTGGAATAATTTCTAAAAGAGGTAAATATCTTGGTGGATTAAAAAAATGGGTGCCGCAAAAATGGGCTTGAAAATCCTGAGATCTGTTTTGAATCAAATCATGCATTAATATGCCTGAAGTATTACTTGTAATAAGGGTACCTGGTGTTCTGAATTGTTCTACCTTTTCGTAGAGGCTTTGCTTTACATCGAGTCTTTCAATTACAACTTCAAGTATCCAGTCAACCTCTTTTATTTTAGATAAGTCGTCTTCAAAATTTCCTATTTGGATATTCGCTACAAACTTTTGATGATATATATTGGATGGTTTATTGGACAAAGATTTAGCTAAAGAATCGCGAACTATTTTATTTCTATCTGCAGAAGCATGTGGAAGATCCAACAGCAAAACATTAAATCCCGCCCCTGCAAAATGACACGCAATTCCAGATCCCATTAATCCTGATCCGAGTATTGCTACTTTCTTTATTCTCCTGTAATTCATTCAGTAAATGTCCGAATAAATTATTAATGTAGAAAGCATTTCAGAATCAAATCAGCATTTATTAATGATAAATTGATCATCCAAGGTAAATTGCTCAAACAAATTGAAAAAATAGGTGATACATATCTAAAAAGTCAATCATGGGATAAATCTACACTTCAAGAAACCGTCTTTTGTAAAGTAAATTAGATTTGCAGATCAGTGAAATATTTTAAACAAAATAACAATACTTCAACGGTAAGATCAAATACAAAAATATCCGTTTAGGATCTTGGAATTCTTTTAACTAATTTGATGGTCTTTAACGTGGTGCCATCATTAAGAATGAATTGAGCTAAATATATTCCATCTCTGAGGTCCTCCAAATTAATGGTACGTCGATTTGGATTCCACATTTCTTCTCTGATTACTTTGCCCATTAAATCCCTGAGTACCAACTTTGATACACCATTGATTTCACCTTGAACGCTCACCATTTCATTGGCTGGATTTGGAAAAAGGCTAATATTTGATTTTTGGATCGAACTTGTGGAAGAAGTAATTTTTTCATTGAACTGAACACTAATTTTGGAAGATCCATCGCCTGCGCTGCTATTATCAGCATTCACTCCATTTCCTCCAGCATAAAAACTAACTGGTCCAGACCCTTTAACCGGCGCTGTCCAAGCAACTTCAAATATGTTGGTCACACTTCGAGATTTATGTTCTGCATATTGTCTTCCTGAATTTAATGTTGTCACTTTAGAATTACTAGAAATAGGAGCGAAGGTGTTAATCGATGTTCCAGTCTTTCCTAAAGCTGCTTGTAGTGCCACCAATTGAAATCCAAAAGCTTTAGGTATTTCCCCATTCACATGATTGATACGGACCTTAACTGTATAGATCTTATTGGGTTCATACATGAGTACAGAATCTCCGTTGTCGAACAAAGTAAGAGATAAACTTACATTTATAGGTCCATTGTGACAACTTTTACAAACCGTTAAATCATCTCCTGGGGCACCTGTACTTCCTGTTCTACCAGAAAAAGCCCGACCACTTTGATTCGACATCAACGCTGTGGCTAAAAATCCTAAGCAAAATAAGGTGTAAATGTATTTTTTCATAATCCGGTATTAAAGAGGTCAAAAATATGAAATGGAGATATAAAACACTATTAATTAAAAGTTAATTAAAAGATTTATATCCATTTATTGAGAGTAAGACGCCCTAATTCGGCGTTCGTTTAAATTTAAACTAAATAATACTAAAATTTAATTTATCGCTACTTATAACATTGAAATCTTCTCATTGACCAAAATGTCAAAATATATTTCAAAATTGCCGAAATGACGAAATGCTAAACTTAATTCGCGCAAAGACCCGCCCTAAAAATCTATACACAAAAAAAAAGTTTATAGTAAAAAAAGATCAGGAATTTAATGCCCAAATCAGGCAAAAGCAAGGTCGATATAACAAGCGTTTAATCTCAAAGATAGTTAGCGATGTGGAATCCGGACACTCGCGGAAGGAATTGCAAAACCGTTAACTCAAGGGTTCCAAATACTTAATCTGGGAGTTAAGGAAAATCGCCTAAATGTATAAAAGTGTGTGAACTGTAGCATATGGATTCACTTTTGAAAGATCCACAGCATTTCTAAAAATGAGTTGTAGGCTCCAAGGACTGTATTTTCAACCATCTTGACCTTCGAACAACCAATACTTAGTTTCGTAAATATCGTTATATGCCATTAATCTGAGGATAATATTCTCAGATGTTAATCAACAGTCCAACCCAAAGATTCATAAGGCGATATTTTTCCATCTTCAACATCATCTACTATTTGTATTCTTTTGAAATGTTCTAATATGTCATTCTTTTTGCTTGATTCTCTAGAATGGTTTTTTAATTTACTGTTTTGATCATTTTCGTCTATTTCATATATCATTCTATAGTCCCATTCATTAATCGATTCCTTAATTTCAAGACTTTAACCCTTGGCTTGTCTTTCAACTCAGCGTTTATTTATTAATACATTTATCATTATTCATTAGAATATCAATAATATACACATTACATAAATAAAAATATTAAAATTTATTTGGTTTTTTTAAATATTACGTACTACATTTGCAGTGTACTAATTAACTAATACAGTAAATTTAAATAAATGAAACAACAACTTGCCAACTTTAATAAATCAGAATCTTTCAACACATCCAATTCTTTCACCATGGAGAAATCGCAGAACGTGTACAAAACATTACATCATCCTTTCAACACTACCACCCTGCCCTATTCTTATAATTGGTTAATCTCTTCTCAAAATTATAATATCGGGCTGACACAAAGCACTGAATTCCGCCCTCCTTTTACATTAAAATTTTTTATTCCTAAAATTGATCTAGGCCCTACCCTTTCAACTATAGCAAAACAATGTATTTCTAAAATAAATAAAAACTTACATATGAAATCAATATTTAGTTTTCTCTTCATCCTTTTCGTGGTGTCTTTTACTTTTAAAGCATCAGCCACTAATGTAATTCCATCATGTGGTTACAGTAAGTTGACCCCACCTGGTGAGGCCGTTTGTTTTCAAACTATAAATGGTTCCGATCATTTACTTGCTACTCATCCGACCAATCAGGTACGTTTTATTACTCAAGATGCTAATTTCGGTTATTCATTTTCCGATATG harbors:
- a CDS encoding T9SS type A sorting domain-containing protein gives rise to the protein MKKYIYTLFCLGFLATALMSNQSGRAFSGRTGSTGAPGDDLTVCKSCHNGPINVSLSLTLFDNGDSVLMYEPNKIYTVKVRINHVNGEIPKAFGFQLVALQAALGKTGTSINTFAPISSNSKVTTLNSGRQYAEHKSRSVTNIFEVAWTAPVKGSGPVSFYAGGNGVNADNSSAGDGSSKISVQFNEKITSSTSSIQKSNISLFPNPANEMVSVQGEINGVSKLVLRDLMGKVIREEMWNPNRRTINLEDLRDGIYLAQFILNDGTTLKTIKLVKRIPRS